From Providencia sp. R33, a single genomic window includes:
- a CDS encoding LysR family transcriptional regulator: MSIELRHLRYFIAVAEELHFGRAAERLHISQPPLSQQIQALEEHIHAKLLERNNRNVALTPAGTMFLKEAYQILSQVDAASTKAARMEKGELGELSIGFTSTTPFMHKVTMSLRQYRETYPEVSIHMHQMNTKQQIAPLVTGRIDMGIMRNTVLPEQLDYQLLFKESFMVAVYEGHPLLEYEKQGIDIQQLANYPLIFFEREVGTALYDEINRLLASAGIVPKISQEAGEAMTILGLVSAGMGISIITESFTRMKVDGVRYVKLTNIEASSEVWLVYNTRRTLPAVAKKLTHLLISNIVGK, encoded by the coding sequence ATGAGTATAGAACTTAGACATTTACGTTATTTTATTGCGGTTGCGGAAGAACTACACTTTGGCCGTGCCGCTGAACGATTGCATATTTCACAGCCCCCTTTAAGCCAACAAATACAAGCACTTGAAGAGCATATTCATGCGAAATTATTAGAGCGAAATAACCGAAATGTAGCTTTAACACCCGCAGGTACTATGTTTTTGAAAGAAGCCTATCAAATACTTTCTCAAGTGGATGCGGCATCAACTAAAGCCGCAAGAATGGAGAAAGGGGAATTAGGGGAGCTTTCTATTGGTTTTACCTCAACCACTCCGTTTATGCATAAAGTCACAATGAGCTTACGTCAATACCGTGAAACTTATCCCGAAGTCTCGATTCACATGCACCAAATGAACACAAAACAGCAAATTGCCCCGTTGGTTACAGGGCGGATCGATATGGGGATTATGAGAAATACAGTTTTACCGGAACAACTTGACTACCAACTGCTATTTAAAGAGTCATTTATGGTCGCTGTTTATGAAGGTCATCCATTGCTCGAATATGAGAAACAGGGCATTGATATTCAACAGCTTGCAAATTATCCGTTAATCTTTTTTGAACGAGAAGTGGGTACTGCGCTTTATGATGAAATTAACCGCTTATTGGCTTCCGCAGGTATCGTGCCAAAAATTTCCCAAGAAGCAGGTGAAGCGATGACAATACTTGGGCTCGTTTCCGCAGGGATGGGAATATCCATTATTACAGAATCATTTACTCGTATGAAAGTTGATGGTGTAAGGTATGTAAAACTCACGAATATTGAGGCATCATCTGAAGTATGGTTGGTTTATAATACTCGTAGAACGTTGCCAGCAGTGGCCAAAAAACTTACCCACCTTTTGATTTCTAATATTGTGGGTAAATAA
- a CDS encoding ROK family protein — protein sequence MLNQTGHIDQIKQLNTGIVYRIIDQHGPISRIALSKQASLAPASITKITRELMDAHLIKELEFPVLGLRGRPAIGLVIESEGWQFLSMVIEPRKITVSLKEINGTTLTQNEYPFNVKGNAAFIQELLELISQFFADHQPLIERLTAISILAEGILDPYQGTIHQLAGFDIKAVPISQHLTKQTGLPVYLHPTVDALALMDHFAFSAKRQVKNIIYLQLHDVVNGTVLNQGSTLDANTHKPILFGHSQSKESHQVTCYCGGKGCLEREVSISAIVQKANTLLDSYSNTVLHQSEISIDKICAGAILGDGLCVYLIEDVAKQLAKPLALMMNLLGTELILINSPLNTASTVLFERLNHYIQQYASPLYSSNLLIEKSNFSIKESESTLIQRALYDGSLLLQLLQG from the coding sequence ATGCTGAATCAAACGGGTCATATTGACCAAATCAAACAATTAAACACAGGTATCGTGTATCGAATTATTGATCAGCATGGTCCAATTTCGCGTATTGCTTTATCTAAGCAAGCCTCATTAGCCCCTGCAAGTATTACAAAAATCACGCGCGAACTCATGGATGCACACTTAATCAAAGAGTTAGAGTTCCCGGTGTTAGGTTTACGGGGGCGTCCTGCTATTGGGTTAGTGATTGAAAGTGAAGGGTGGCAGTTTCTTTCAATGGTTATTGAGCCGCGTAAAATTACAGTTTCATTGAAGGAAATCAACGGAACGACGTTAACTCAAAATGAATACCCATTCAATGTAAAGGGTAACGCGGCTTTTATTCAAGAATTACTAGAGCTAATCAGCCAGTTTTTTGCCGATCACCAACCTTTAATTGAACGACTTACCGCTATCAGTATTTTAGCGGAAGGGATTTTAGACCCATATCAAGGTACCATCCACCAACTGGCAGGTTTTGATATCAAAGCAGTCCCCATCTCTCAACACCTGACGAAGCAAACAGGATTACCCGTTTACTTGCACCCAACAGTAGATGCATTAGCGCTGATGGATCATTTCGCGTTCTCCGCCAAGCGTCAGGTAAAAAACATTATTTACCTGCAACTTCATGATGTTGTTAATGGCACAGTGCTTAACCAAGGTTCAACCTTAGATGCAAACACACATAAGCCGATTCTTTTTGGGCATAGCCAATCCAAGGAGTCTCATCAAGTTACTTGTTACTGTGGTGGTAAAGGTTGCTTAGAAAGGGAAGTTTCTATTTCTGCTATCGTACAAAAAGCCAATACTTTACTTGATAGCTACTCGAATACTGTCTTACACCAAAGTGAAATATCAATTGATAAAATTTGCGCTGGCGCAATATTGGGCGATGGCCTTTGTGTTTATCTAATAGAAGATGTCGCAAAACAACTCGCAAAACCATTGGCACTTATGATGAATTTGCTTGGCACAGAATTAATCCTTATTAATTCACCTTTAAATACCGCATCAACGGTATTATTTGAACGATTAAATCATTACATACAACAATATGCATCTCCGCTATATAGTTCTAATTTATTGATAGAAAAATCTAATTTTTCAATAAAAGAGAGTGAATCTACATTAATTCAGCGCGCTTTGTATGATGGTTCACTATTGCTACAATTGCTACAAGGATAA
- the bioD gene encoding dethiobiotin synthase, whose protein sequence is MINLFITGTDTDVGKTVSTLAILQALNGQGIKAVGYKPIADQCIDTPEGVRNKDALLIHSVSKDLVSYDEVNPIRITDNYSHENSIDFSKIKQGLEHLNDQCDMVVIEGNGGWRYLLDDNTFYADWLKGQSVGVILVVGIQHGCVNHALLTADAIRADGLPLIGWMANRINPGLAHYAQIIDRLQHHIKAPLIGEIPYLLRPEERDLGHYLHIEKLQEFITVPA, encoded by the coding sequence ATGATCAATCTATTTATTACCGGGACAGATACAGATGTCGGGAAGACAGTATCGACGCTTGCAATCTTGCAAGCACTCAATGGGCAAGGAATTAAGGCGGTAGGTTATAAACCTATTGCAGATCAATGTATTGATACCCCTGAAGGAGTCAGGAATAAAGATGCATTACTGATCCATAGCGTATCTAAAGACCTCGTTTCTTATGATGAAGTAAATCCTATTCGTATTACGGATAACTACAGTCATGAAAACAGCATTGATTTTAGTAAGATAAAACAAGGTTTAGAACATTTAAATGACCAATGCGACATGGTAGTCATCGAGGGAAATGGCGGTTGGCGTTATTTACTGGATGATAATACCTTTTACGCAGATTGGCTGAAAGGGCAATCCGTTGGTGTCATTTTGGTCGTGGGAATTCAACACGGTTGTGTTAATCATGCGCTTTTAACGGCTGATGCGATTAGGGCGGATGGTTTACCATTGATCGGTTGGATGGCTAATCGAATTAATCCTGGGCTTGCGCATTATGCACAAATTATTGACCGCTTACAGCACCACATCAAGGCTCCATTGATTGGCGAAATTCCGTATTTATTGCGACCGGAAGAGCGTGATTTAGGGCATTACTTGCATATCGAAAAATTACAGGAATTTATTACTGTACCTGCATAA
- a CDS encoding DUF1161 domain-containing protein has translation MQKKLLIPLFLAMLVPAFAQASCESVIEEIKQKIINNGVPADNFSLVAVPNDEVDPAKGQVVGHCQNDSYKIIYTRH, from the coding sequence ATGCAAAAGAAATTATTAATTCCATTATTCTTAGCGATGTTAGTACCAGCCTTTGCTCAAGCGTCATGTGAAAGCGTGATAGAGGAAATTAAACAGAAAATTATCAATAATGGCGTGCCTGCCGATAATTTTAGTTTAGTTGCTGTTCCTAATGATGAAGTTGACCCTGCCAAAGGGCAAGTTGTCGGTCACTGCCAAAATGATTCATACAAAATTATTTATACTCGTCACTAG
- a CDS encoding DUF1283 family protein, translating into MSTQNILKKGVAAVCVCLPLLWATAAPAAQGNTTTSCTAGSTCVSVGKGDDSLNKEQARQEKEQWDNTRMLRNKVNTRTEREFDKIDAAFDAKDKCEKSLNLNAYWEPSTKRCLDVGTGRPINP; encoded by the coding sequence ATGAGCACACAGAATATTTTGAAGAAAGGCGTTGCAGCAGTTTGTGTTTGTCTGCCATTACTTTGGGCAACCGCTGCACCTGCGGCTCAAGGGAATACCACAACCTCATGTACCGCAGGCAGCACTTGTGTTTCTGTTGGTAAAGGTGACGACTCTTTAAATAAAGAGCAAGCCCGACAAGAGAAAGAACAATGGGATAACACCCGTATGCTGCGTAATAAGGTCAATACACGTACAGAAAGAGAGTTCGATAAGATTGATGCCGCATTTGATGCAAAAGACAAATGTGAAAAAAGCTTAAATCTTAATGCTTATTGGGAACCGAGTACAAAGCGTTGTTTAGATGTGGGTACTGGCCGCCCAATTAACCCATAA
- the ydfG gene encoding bifunctional NADP-dependent 3-hydroxy acid dehydrogenase/3-hydroxypropionate dehydrogenase YdfG, producing MIILVTGASSGFGESIARKFIQQGHTVIGTGRRTARLVALQQELGDNFHPLTLDVQDRKAIQAAVANLPSSLKNIDVLVNNAGLALGLEPAFDANPDDWEVMIDTNTKGLVNMTYEVLQGMVAKDHGHIINIGSTAASWPYKGGNVYGATKAFVKQFSLGLRADLQGKKIRVTDIEPGLVGGTEFSNVRFKGDGDKASNTYKGAEALTPEDIAETVFWVATLPAHMNVNTLELMPVCQTFAGLTIHKQL from the coding sequence ATGATTATATTAGTGACAGGTGCATCATCAGGCTTTGGTGAGTCTATCGCGCGTAAATTTATTCAGCAAGGTCACACCGTTATTGGCACTGGGCGCAGAACAGCGCGCTTAGTCGCACTGCAACAAGAATTAGGTGATAACTTTCACCCACTGACATTAGATGTTCAAGATAGAAAAGCGATTCAAGCCGCTGTTGCTAATTTACCTTCTTCTTTGAAAAATATTGATGTTCTCGTTAATAATGCGGGGCTGGCATTAGGCTTGGAGCCCGCTTTTGATGCAAATCCTGATGATTGGGAAGTTATGATTGATACCAACACCAAAGGATTGGTCAATATGACTTATGAAGTGCTACAAGGTATGGTGGCAAAAGACCATGGTCATATCATTAACATTGGCTCGACAGCGGCAAGCTGGCCATACAAAGGTGGAAATGTGTACGGTGCGACTAAAGCCTTTGTTAAACAATTTTCTTTAGGTTTACGTGCTGATTTACAAGGTAAAAAAATCAGAGTTACTGATATTGAACCTGGTTTAGTTGGCGGAACAGAATTCTCTAATGTGCGTTTTAAAGGTGATGGCGATAAAGCTTCAAATACCTATAAAGGTGCGGAAGCTCTGACCCCTGAAGATATCGCAGAAACCGTCTTTTGGGTTGCAACACTTCCAGCCCATATGAACGTTAATACGCTTGAGTTAATGCCAGTTTGCCAAACATTCGCTGGCTTAACCATTCATAAACAACTTTAA
- a CDS encoding DUF4139 domain-containing protein: protein MTVSIRIASGLLLTSLLAANHALAQTESNLNQSVKLNHATIFLRGAELDNNVTLSLKQGQNDIVLTNIAANIDPRTLSVSLKNDDVIIRSINVQKVAIPPIYSPEITALQEQQKQNNQQIENLNIAIKVGEEQLSLLKDQRFFGESNSQTIEQSSQKLSFIRQQMTQILQEQQQNQTSIDALEEKNALLQAQIDENTPAVVGQQTQVVMVIDAKNETTAHIQLSYLTPDAAWSPSYDFRSQDAESPIVLTYKANIVQNTGIDWKDVNLTLSSVNPSKNITPFNLQPWRLSVYDDSVQYESQALMRQAPAPVAMAESSMREKKQRDSSGIADFVTASNNGINLNYDISLPYSLKSSTKPNSLTIKQTDVTGKYQYTATPKLAEDVFLQADIDNWQALNLLNGNANIYYGNTYIGNFQINTNQLSDTLFIPFGIDKNIQISRESNEKMKKKPSFIGSTIEQKEGYLIKAKNMHAKPINLTIIDQLPVSQDSEIKVSEIDNKQAVVNKTTGELTWEVALEPNQQIEIPFNYTLSYPKDKHILGLE, encoded by the coding sequence ATGACGGTTTCCATTCGTATTGCAAGTGGCTTACTTTTGACATCACTTCTTGCAGCTAACCATGCGCTTGCTCAAACAGAAAGTAATTTAAATCAAAGTGTTAAACTAAACCATGCGACGATATTTTTACGCGGGGCGGAGTTAGATAATAATGTGACGCTGTCACTTAAACAAGGCCAAAATGACATCGTATTAACCAATATTGCAGCAAATATTGACCCGCGCACATTGTCAGTTAGCCTGAAAAACGATGATGTTATTATTCGCTCAATCAATGTCCAAAAAGTTGCTATTCCCCCTATTTATTCCCCTGAAATAACTGCCCTTCAAGAACAACAGAAACAGAATAACCAACAAATTGAAAACTTGAATATTGCAATTAAAGTGGGTGAAGAACAATTATCGTTATTGAAAGATCAGCGTTTTTTTGGTGAAAGTAACAGCCAAACTATTGAGCAATCATCGCAGAAATTGAGTTTTATCCGCCAACAAATGACGCAAATACTGCAAGAACAGCAGCAAAACCAAACCTCAATTGATGCACTTGAAGAAAAAAATGCCTTATTACAAGCGCAGATTGACGAAAATACACCCGCTGTCGTCGGTCAGCAAACCCAAGTCGTTATGGTCATAGATGCTAAAAATGAGACCACAGCACACATACAGCTTTCTTACCTTACGCCTGATGCTGCATGGTCCCCAAGTTATGATTTTCGTAGCCAAGATGCTGAATCCCCTATTGTTCTGACCTACAAAGCTAATATTGTGCAAAATACAGGGATTGATTGGAAAGACGTCAATTTAACCTTATCCTCGGTTAATCCGTCTAAAAATATTACACCGTTTAACCTGCAACCGTGGCGATTATCGGTTTACGATGACAGCGTGCAGTATGAATCCCAAGCCTTAATGCGACAGGCTCCTGCCCCCGTTGCAATGGCAGAAAGCAGTATGCGTGAAAAAAAACAGCGGGATAGCTCAGGCATTGCCGATTTTGTCACTGCTTCAAACAATGGTATCAATTTAAACTATGATATTTCATTACCTTATAGCCTAAAAAGCAGTACGAAACCTAATTCGTTAACCATCAAACAAACAGATGTTACAGGGAAATACCAATACACGGCGACACCAAAATTGGCTGAAGACGTCTTCTTACAAGCGGATATCGATAATTGGCAGGCACTGAATTTACTCAATGGTAATGCCAATATTTATTATGGAAATACCTATATTGGTAATTTCCAAATTAATACCAATCAACTAAGCGATACCCTATTCATTCCTTTTGGCATCGATAAAAACATTCAGATTTCTCGTGAAAGTAATGAAAAAATGAAGAAAAAACCAAGTTTTATTGGTTCGACTATCGAGCAAAAAGAAGGCTATTTAATTAAAGCCAAAAATATGCATGCGAAGCCAATTAATCTGACGATTATTGACCAATTACCAGTTAGCCAAGACAGTGAAATCAAGGTATCTGAAATAGATAATAAACAGGCGGTAGTGAATAAAACAACAGGAGAATTAACCTGGGAAGTGGCATTAGAGCCCAATCAACAGATTGAAATTCCGTTTAATTATACGTTGAGCTACCCAAAAGATAAGCATATTTTAGGCCTTGAATAG
- a CDS encoding cupin domain-containing protein has protein sequence MKIFNSASFTASKAWEAQDIANFDGTTVRLHWTDKPYKWHINDGQEVFAVMDGSVEMYYKENNEVKKVILNTGDIFYAGIGCEHVAHPIGTARILVVEKEGSV, from the coding sequence ATGAAAATATTTAACAGCGCTAGTTTTACAGCTTCAAAAGCGTGGGAAGCTCAAGATATTGCTAATTTTGATGGCACAACTGTCCGTTTACATTGGACTGATAAACCTTATAAATGGCACATCAATGATGGACAAGAAGTTTTCGCTGTCATGGATGGTTCAGTAGAAATGTACTACAAAGAGAATAATGAAGTTAAAAAAGTCATCCTAAATACAGGTGATATTTTTTATGCTGGCATTGGCTGTGAGCATGTTGCACACCCGATTGGTACCGCACGAATTTTAGTTGTCGAAAAAGAAGGTTCAGTGTGA
- a CDS encoding DUF2543 family protein, translated as MAHYIPFKYYDMVEEYSLESAFPVTEEEFDPLAHYFQLLLTRLADNEEISEEMQKEMAKEAGINKKYIDDIAEFLNSWGND; from the coding sequence ATGGCTCACTATATACCATTTAAATATTATGACATGGTGGAAGAATATTCACTGGAATCAGCGTTTCCAGTCACTGAAGAGGAATTCGACCCTCTGGCTCACTATTTTCAGTTATTGCTTACCCGTTTGGCCGATAACGAAGAAATTAGTGAAGAGATGCAAAAAGAAATGGCAAAAGAGGCCGGTATCAATAAGAAATATATTGATGATATAGCTGAATTTTTGAATAGCTGGGGTAATGACTAA
- a CDS encoding ribosomal protein uL16 3-hydroxylase, with protein MVNKLNLNWPEFLEKYWQKKPVVLKNAFPDFADPITPDELAGLAMESEVDSRLVSFIDNKWEASHGPFEDYSELGEKGWSLLVQAVNHWHVPAAELVKPFRVLPEWRLDDLMISYSVPGGGVGPHIDNYDVFIIQGMGRRRWRVGDALPMRQFCSHPALLHVDPFEPIIDVEMAPGDILYIPPGFPHDGFTFEDTMNYSVGFRGPTGRDLLSSFADYALEQDLGGVNYGDPDLKVRENAGTMETYEVERLRAMMIEMINKPGDFEQWLGRFATTPRHELDIAPPEPPYQPEEVLGALNAGEKLIRLNGLRVMRTGDYFFVNTESWITTEVKGADTLCQFTEVGKNELGEALKNHDFIVELTEFINQGYWYFEE; from the coding sequence ATGGTTAACAAACTAAATCTTAACTGGCCTGAATTTTTAGAAAAATACTGGCAGAAAAAACCCGTTGTATTGAAAAATGCATTTCCTGATTTTGCTGACCCTATTACGCCAGATGAACTGGCCGGCTTGGCGATGGAGTCGGAAGTTGACAGCCGCTTAGTTAGCTTCATTGATAATAAATGGGAAGCGAGTCATGGCCCGTTCGAGGATTACAGCGAATTAGGTGAAAAAGGATGGTCATTGCTGGTACAGGCCGTCAACCATTGGCATGTTCCTGCCGCTGAACTGGTGAAACCATTCCGTGTGCTGCCTGAGTGGCGTCTTGATGACTTGATGATCTCCTATTCGGTACCTGGAGGTGGCGTCGGGCCTCATATTGATAACTATGATGTTTTCATCATCCAAGGAATGGGACGTCGGCGCTGGCGTGTGGGTGATGCCCTCCCGATGCGTCAATTCTGCTCACATCCAGCATTATTACATGTCGACCCGTTTGAACCGATTATTGACGTGGAAATGGCTCCCGGAGATATTCTGTATATTCCGCCCGGATTTCCTCATGATGGTTTCACTTTCGAAGATACCATGAATTATTCTGTTGGCTTTCGCGGACCAACTGGACGTGACCTGCTGAGTAGTTTTGCAGACTACGCACTTGAACAGGATTTGGGGGGAGTAAATTATGGCGACCCCGATCTGAAAGTGCGCGAAAATGCAGGAACTATGGAGACTTATGAGGTTGAACGTCTGCGCGCCATGATGATTGAAATGATCAATAAACCCGGGGATTTTGAGCAGTGGTTAGGTCGTTTTGCAACCACCCCACGCCATGAACTGGATATTGCTCCTCCAGAACCACCGTATCAGCCTGAAGAAGTATTGGGCGCGCTGAATGCAGGTGAAAAACTAATACGGCTGAACGGATTACGAGTCATGCGTACCGGAGATTATTTCTTCGTTAATACAGAAAGCTGGATTACTACAGAAGTGAAAGGCGCAGATACATTATGCCAGTTTACAGAAGTTGGAAAGAATGAACTCGGTGAAGCACTGAAAAACCATGATTTTATTGTGGAATTAACCGAGTTTATCAATCAGGGATATTGGTATTTCGAAGAATAA
- a CDS encoding replication initiation factor domain-containing protein, with protein sequence MSNQSTRSVFIDYLAFSAPISVMKDVHTFQEKGFEWRKFQYLPSYRHYQTEPRYACLPEFQGIPEIPSNTMTDEQLNQYDTDLIECYFSRLKTWIASVFGLVMGLPRGKGGFAYSDSALLYSDQGGSDHCGVIFWGGNNDTFYVQISGLGCAHVFSGTTPQKIHKWLKHLDIFTLKRLDLATDDYDGIFTCQAALRDYRFDAFYGGAGPKPKLDTSNGIDANGCVTKEIVNIGSRQSRIYWRIYNKALEQKVSGIWYRSEVELKGLSIDTLLNIAGIYTGLCDYSAQINPTVPTSIPPLFVRKAIDSIEAKVRWLRKQASATLAKVFHYHEGDMLKVFSMVLREEHLEDLNVRFDIPPIYHTLYQTLMSEKLKLSQTPF encoded by the coding sequence ATGAGTAATCAATCAACTCGCTCTGTTTTTATTGACTATTTAGCTTTTTCCGCACCCATTTCAGTCATGAAAGATGTTCATACTTTTCAAGAAAAGGGTTTTGAATGGCGTAAATTTCAATATTTACCTTCTTATCGTCATTATCAAACTGAACCACGTTATGCATGTTTGCCTGAGTTTCAAGGGATCCCCGAGATCCCATCAAACACTATGACCGATGAGCAGTTAAATCAATATGATACTGACTTAATAGAATGCTATTTTTCTCGTTTAAAAACATGGATAGCTTCTGTTTTTGGCTTAGTTATGGGGCTGCCAAGGGGTAAGGGCGGTTTTGCATATAGTGATTCCGCACTGTTGTATAGTGACCAAGGTGGCTCAGATCATTGCGGTGTGATTTTTTGGGGAGGTAATAACGATACATTTTATGTTCAAATTTCAGGTTTAGGTTGTGCTCATGTATTTAGTGGAACAACACCACAAAAAATTCATAAGTGGTTAAAACACCTTGATATTTTTACATTAAAACGTCTCGACTTAGCAACCGATGATTATGATGGGATTTTTACCTGTCAAGCGGCATTACGGGATTATCGTTTTGATGCGTTCTATGGTGGAGCAGGTCCCAAACCTAAACTCGATACATCAAATGGCATTGATGCCAATGGATGTGTGACAAAAGAAATCGTCAATATTGGTTCTCGTCAATCTCGTATTTACTGGCGTATTTACAATAAAGCATTGGAACAAAAGGTTTCGGGTATTTGGTATCGTTCAGAGGTCGAGTTAAAAGGGCTTTCAATTGATACATTGCTAAATATCGCAGGAATTTATACTGGGCTATGTGATTATTCTGCTCAAATTAATCCGACTGTACCAACTTCTATTCCACCGCTTTTTGTTCGTAAAGCCATTGATTCCATTGAAGCAAAAGTTCGATGGTTACGCAAACAGGCATCAGCAACGCTTGCTAAAGTTTTTCATTATCATGAAGGTGATATGTTAAAAGTTTTTTCTATGGTTCTTAGGGAAGAACACCTTGAAGATCTAAATGTACGTTTTGATATACCGCCTATATATCACACTTTATACCAAACTTTAATGAGCGAAAAATTAAAGCTTTCTCAAACACCTTTTTAA
- a CDS encoding single-stranded DNA-binding protein produces the protein MIKIELNAEDCAVKTKEVTSTRTGEILHFREQKAYIYNGGIYPKQFMIGLEKDQAAYPAGFYTLSIDSYDVGDFGALKFSRNIKLIPIDKK, from the coding sequence ATGATTAAAATTGAATTAAACGCTGAAGATTGTGCAGTTAAAACAAAAGAAGTCACTTCAACTCGTACAGGTGAAATTTTACATTTCCGTGAGCAAAAAGCCTATATTTATAATGGCGGTATTTATCCCAAGCAATTCATGATTGGTCTGGAAAAAGATCAGGCTGCATATCCTGCGGGCTTTTATACATTATCTATAGATTCATATGATGTGGGGGATTTTGGTGCATTAAAATTCTCTCGAAATATTAAATTAATCCCCATTGATAAAAAATAA
- a CDS encoding major coat protein, with protein MFKKTLATIIVATASIASPAVFAAETPTSTVPQAAQDAITGVGSTATGMIDLAWPVIALVVGGFLAIKMFKKVASKV; from the coding sequence ATGTTTAAAAAAACATTAGCAACAATCATTGTTGCTACCGCGTCCATCGCTTCTCCTGCTGTTTTTGCAGCTGAAACACCAACGTCAACAGTTCCGCAAGCTGCGCAAGATGCAATTACAGGAGTTGGCAGTACCGCAACGGGCATGATTGATTTGGCGTGGCCTGTTATCGCGCTTGTTGTCGGTGGTTTCTTAGCCATTAAGATGTTTAAAAAAGTGGCATCAAAAGTCTAA
- a CDS encoding zonular occludens toxin domain-containing protein: MAVYFVTGKLGSGKTLSAVYKIRDYLMNGRKVATNLNISLTGMFGYHAKNINLVRIPDKPNIIDLESIGRGNSTYDESLNGLLVLDECGTWFNSRSWADKSRQELINWFAHARKLGWDILFLVQSLHVVDKQSRLMFAEHVVYCRRADRLKIPYIHWLLQLVTLGHFQLPKIHMAIVKYGDSPTALVTDRWFYQGGPLYSAYDTKQQFSDFYAHGAFCVLPPHYYVLKRTKINVSFFMRLTKIYFKRSKRLSLILLGIFLCLSGQFFYHKYWPSTSETPILPLSDVFIDSYVKHGNQTQYRFSTPNGILSEDDLTNAGIKISQVSPCKVSLNLNGVSHEVTCK, from the coding sequence ATGGCGGTCTATTTTGTCACGGGTAAACTCGGTTCAGGAAAAACACTCTCAGCCGTGTATAAAATCCGCGATTACTTAATGAATGGGCGTAAGGTGGCGACAAACTTAAATATCTCGTTAACAGGGATGTTTGGTTATCACGCCAAAAATATTAATCTGGTACGTATTCCTGATAAACCCAATATCATTGATTTAGAGTCAATTGGGCGCGGTAATTCTACTTACGATGAGTCACTCAATGGCTTACTGGTCTTGGACGAATGCGGAACATGGTTTAACTCGCGTTCTTGGGCAGATAAGAGCCGACAGGAGTTAATCAATTGGTTTGCACATGCGCGAAAGCTCGGCTGGGATATTCTTTTCCTTGTGCAAAGTCTTCATGTTGTCGATAAACAGAGTCGATTGATGTTTGCGGAACACGTGGTGTATTGCCGTCGTGCTGACCGTTTAAAAATCCCCTATATTCATTGGTTATTGCAATTAGTGACATTAGGGCATTTTCAACTCCCGAAAATCCACATGGCTATCGTGAAATACGGGGATTCACCGACTGCATTAGTCACTGACCGTTGGTTTTACCAAGGTGGGCCTTTGTATTCCGCTTATGACACCAAACAGCAATTTTCTGATTTCTATGCGCATGGGGCATTTTGTGTTTTGCCTCCGCATTACTACGTCTTAAAACGCACAAAAATTAATGTGAGCTTTTTTATGCGCTTAACAAAAATCTATTTCAAACGCTCTAAACGACTCAGCTTAATTCTTTTGGGAATATTCCTGTGCCTTTCAGGGCAATTTTTTTATCACAAGTATTGGCCATCAACGTCAGAAACACCCATCTTGCCACTTTCTGACGTTTTTATTGATTCTTACGTGAAGCACGGTAATCAGACTCAATACCGATTTTCAACACCAAATGGCATTTTATCTGAAGACGATTTAACAAATGCAGGCATAAAAATTTCGCAGGTATCGCCCTGTAAAGTGTCATTAAATTTAAATGGGGTTTCACATGAAGTCACATGTAAATAG